A single window of [Clostridium] hylemonae DSM 15053 DNA harbors:
- the selA gene encoding L-seryl-tRNA(Sec) selenium transferase, translating to MDKNMLYRSIPKVDVLLESKAVRGMIELYSRDTVMEAIRIETDKLRAFIGQCDDEEAARAQTEMLTAHIEMTVAAMHRPNMRMVVNGTGTILHTNLGRAPISGEHMKKVAAIATGYSNLEYNLEEGRRGERYSHFEKLLCKITGAEAAMAVNNNAAAVMLILSSLAKGGEVIVSRGELVEIGGKFRIPDVMEQSGATLVEVGTTNKTHYDDYENAVTEETKALLKVHTSNYRIVGFTDTVAVDELVPIAKKHDIPVIEDLGSGVLIDLSKYGLTYEPTVQDSIQKGADVVCFSGDKLLGGPQAGIIIGRKKYIDKMKKNQLTRALRIDKFTAATLELVLQEYLSEEKAVEHIPVLRMITKPLEEVTEEARELAGLLEAAGLPAQIRTEPCESQIGGGSLPLERIPSMAVAIRPEKISVPEFEERLRHLPVPVIPRTVNDTVLLDVRTLLKREFKLIAEQIKELDVLEETSLIASR from the coding sequence ATGGATAAAAATATGTTGTACCGCAGTATTCCCAAGGTGGATGTGCTTCTGGAGAGCAAGGCTGTCCGGGGGATGATTGAACTATACAGCAGGGATACGGTGATGGAAGCGATTCGTATTGAGACGGACAAGCTCCGTGCGTTTATCGGCCAATGCGACGACGAGGAGGCCGCAAGGGCGCAGACGGAGATGCTGACGGCCCATATTGAGATGACGGTGGCGGCCATGCACCGTCCGAATATGCGCATGGTGGTCAACGGGACGGGGACTATCCTCCACACGAATCTGGGCAGAGCCCCCATCAGCGGGGAACATATGAAGAAGGTGGCAGCCATAGCGACCGGTTATTCCAATCTGGAGTACAATCTGGAGGAGGGCCGCCGCGGCGAGCGATATTCTCATTTTGAAAAGTTGTTGTGTAAGATCACAGGAGCCGAGGCTGCCATGGCGGTAAATAATAATGCGGCGGCGGTCATGCTGATCCTGAGCTCGCTTGCAAAGGGCGGGGAGGTGATCGTCTCCCGCGGTGAGCTGGTTGAGATCGGCGGGAAGTTCCGTATCCCCGATGTAATGGAGCAAAGCGGAGCCACACTGGTGGAAGTGGGGACGACGAACAAGACGCATTATGACGACTACGAAAATGCAGTGACAGAGGAGACAAAGGCGCTTCTCAAAGTGCACACGAGCAATTACCGCATCGTAGGCTTCACAGATACGGTGGCGGTTGATGAGCTTGTTCCGATTGCTAAAAAGCATGATATCCCTGTGATAGAAGACCTGGGAAGCGGCGTACTTATCGACCTGAGCAAGTATGGACTGACCTATGAGCCCACCGTCCAGGATTCCATCCAAAAAGGCGCGGATGTAGTGTGCTTCAGCGGCGATAAGCTGCTCGGGGGCCCCCAGGCGGGCATCATCATCGGCAGGAAGAAATATATTGACAAGATGAAAAAGAATCAGCTCACCCGCGCGCTCCGTATTGATAAGTTTACGGCGGCCACACTGGAGCTGGTTCTTCAGGAGTATCTTTCAGAGGAAAAAGCAGTGGAGCATATTCCGGTTCTGAGGATGATCACAAAGCCGCTGGAGGAAGTCACGGAAGAGGCGCGGGAACTTGCCGGCCTGCTGGAAGCGGCTGGCCTGCCGGCGCAGATCAGGACAGAACCGTGTGAATCTCAGATCGGCGGCGGTTCGCTTCCGCTGGAGCGGATACCGAGCATGGCAGTGGCCATCCGCCCGGAGAAGATCAGCGTGCCTGAATTTGAGGAACGTCTCAGACATCTGCCGGTGCCGGTCATTCCAAGAACAGTAAATGACACGGTCCTCCTGGACGTCCGCACCCTTTTAAAGAGAGAGTTTAAGCTGATCGCAGAACAGATAAAAGAACTGGATGTGCTGGAAGAGACAAGCCTGATCGCATCACGGTAA
- the selD gene encoding selenide, water dikinase SelD: MKSDVRLTQLSKTAGUAAKIGPETLAQVLGKLPKFEDENLIVGIETSDDAAIYKVTDDIAMIQTVDFFPPIVDDPYMFGQIAAANSLSDVWAMGGEPAVALNIVGFPNCLDPGILGDILAGGAAKVKEAGAVLVGGHSVQDDEPKYGLCVSGFVHPDKIFKNYGCRPGDVLVLTKQIGSGIVNTAIKAEMASASAVREAQTVMASLNKKAKQVVERYDVSACTDITGFGLLGHCVEMASASGVTFELNVQDIAYFEDAADYAKMGLIPAGAYKNRGYSIDKVDAGCVQEYYLDLLYDPQTSGGLLISVPKEDLASMMREFGQTEMDTKVSVIGRVADKSDRLIRLF; the protein is encoded by the coding sequence ATGAAGTCAGATGTAAGATTGACGCAGCTGAGCAAGACTGCGGGGTGAGCGGCCAAGATCGGTCCGGAGACCCTTGCCCAGGTGCTGGGTAAGCTGCCGAAGTTTGAAGATGAAAATTTAATAGTAGGTATTGAGACGTCAGATGATGCGGCTATCTATAAGGTGACAGATGATATTGCCATGATCCAGACCGTCGATTTCTTTCCCCCCATAGTAGACGACCCTTATATGTTCGGGCAGATCGCTGCGGCAAACTCGTTAAGCGACGTGTGGGCCATGGGAGGAGAACCCGCGGTGGCGCTCAATATCGTCGGGTTTCCAAACTGTCTGGACCCGGGGATACTAGGGGATATACTGGCCGGAGGCGCCGCGAAAGTAAAAGAAGCCGGCGCCGTGCTTGTGGGCGGTCATTCTGTTCAGGATGATGAGCCGAAGTACGGACTGTGCGTGTCCGGATTTGTACATCCGGATAAGATATTTAAGAATTACGGCTGCAGGCCGGGAGATGTCCTTGTGCTGACGAAACAGATCGGAAGCGGGATCGTCAATACTGCCATCAAGGCAGAGATGGCGTCCGCGTCCGCGGTCAGGGAGGCACAGACAGTGATGGCATCACTGAACAAAAAAGCAAAACAGGTAGTGGAGCGCTATGATGTGTCCGCATGCACAGATATCACGGGATTTGGCCTTCTCGGCCACTGTGTGGAGATGGCATCCGCAAGCGGCGTCACCTTTGAGCTGAATGTGCAGGATATTGCTTATTTTGAAGATGCCGCCGATTACGCGAAGATGGGTCTGATCCCGGCAGGAGCGTATAAGAACCGCGGATATTCTATAGATAAAGTAGACGCAGGCTGCGTGCAGGAGTATTATCTCGACCTCCTGTACGATCCGCAGACTTCGGGCGGCCTGCTCATCAGCGTGCCCAAGGAGGATCTGGCGTCTATGATGCGGGAGTTCGGACAGACAGAGATGGACACGAAAGTGTCAGTTATCGGGAGGGTAGCTGATAAAAGTGACAGATTAATCAGGTTGTTTTAA